A window from Mangifera indica cultivar Alphonso chromosome 2, CATAS_Mindica_2.1, whole genome shotgun sequence encodes these proteins:
- the LOC123204126 gene encoding uncharacterized protein LOC123204126 has protein sequence MKSLSRLHPEAIAYLYEVGFDRWARAYFPGHRYNVMTTNIAESFNALVKHARGLPITMLIEFIRDACTSPVTPWVEDKIAKRVRKSSNLEVRPITTERYQVLGSGQSQYDALVDLTDHTCTCRKFQLSKIPCMHVIDVARYMKLTTCLQWVHSYYSTVFYRTVYADAVNPLGDQSEWLHPEEATVIHPPYVHRRRAGRPTNKNRRPSQGEVVEQLICSRCHQPGHTRQNCRSPIPVPSSVPSSSGRKKKDGK, from the exons ATGAAGTCACTGTCCCGTTTGCACCCTGAGGCAATTGCATACCTGTATGAAGTTGGTTTTGATCGATGGGCACGAGCATATTTTCCAGGCCAtaggtacaatgtaatgactaccaatattgctgagtcgTTTAATGCCTTGGTCAAACACGCTCGAGGTTTACCTATTACTATGCTGATCGAGTTCATTAGAG atgcTTGTACCAGTCCAGTCACACCTTGGGTTGAAGATAAGATTGCAAAACGTGTACGGAAGTCTTCGAACTTAGAAGTGCGTCCTATAACAACTGAGCGATACCAAGTTCTTGGTAGTGGCCAATCccaatatgatgccctggtAGATCTGACGGATCATACATgtacttgtagaaaatttcaattatcaaagattCCTTGCATGCACGTTATTGATGTagccagatatatgaagctTACAACTTGCCTTCAATGGGTGCATTCATACTACAGCACAGTTTTTTATCGAACAGTGTATGCAGACGCAGTCAATCCATTGGGAGATCAGTCAGAGTGGCTTCATCCGGAGGAGGCAACTGTTATCCACCCACCATATGTGCATCGTCGTCGTGCAGGACgtccaacaaataaaaacagacgGCCTTCTCAGGGAgaggttgttgaacaacttatctgtAGCCGATGTCATCAACCTGGACATACAAGACAAAACTGCAGAAGCCCTATTCCAGTACCTAGTtctgtaccatcaagttcaggaagaaagaagaaagatggaaaataa
- the LOC123204117 gene encoding disease resistance protein At4g27190-like: MEIFTCVCGKVAEKAADPVFAAAGDQLGYLFHYNDNIQKLKKQVEKLRDSRDMVQKKIESAKRNGEIIFDIVQKSLAEVDDVSAKAEEFLEDEGKANKWCLNGWCINLGQRFRFSKEAKKHTLTIFDQLQELGKFDSVSYPAPPSGIILPSQAINSGTFKSRDLIKEEVMMALIDANNVSIIGICGMGGIGKTSLVKEIGHHVQEAKEYDAVAMSVVSQNLSIMKIQGEIADMLGLKSRPIHSESARVGSLWERIKQEKRVLIILDDVWETIKLGKIGIPFGNDHKGCKILITSRSKDVCIGMDCQQIYTVETLSEQESWELFSKIAGPIVENSDINQIARELTDGCGGLPLAIVTTAGALKGKSIHRWKRAARQLKSSTLEMKGKVSSSLKLSLDYLEEETKSLFLFCSLFPEDYLIPIEDLVRYWMGLKWSEDIGETIEDVRDKVYDIVSTLTSSFLLIEEYKEHVKMHDIVRDFAITIAPEYNHKFMVNAGIGLKEWPHRDIFEDFTCISLMANYIRELPNRLEYPNLQALLLQKNESWVVTSSFFEKMTNLKVLNLGQTYIEALPDSLLFLTNLRTLVVSASEVVDLSVIGRLSKLEILSISDSKLVKEISSSFSQLTNLILLDLNNTNLELIPCGVISSLQKLKELHINKN; this comes from the coding sequence atggAAATTTTCACTTGTGTTTGTGGGAAAGTAGCGGAGAAGGCAGCTGACCCTGTGTTTGCAGCTGCTGGTGATCAACTTGGTTATTTGTTTCACTACAATGACAacattcaaaaattgaaaaagcaagTTGAGAAGCTGAGGGATAGCAGAGACATGGTGCAAAAGAAAATCGAGTCTGCTAAAAGAAATGGAGAGATCATCTTTGATATTGTTCAAAAGTCGTTAGCTGAAGTAGATGATGTTTCTGCAAAAGCTGAAGAGTTTTTGGAAGATGAAGGAAAAGCCAACAAATGGTGCCTCAATGGGTGGTGCATTAATCTCGGACAACGTTTTCGATTTAGTAAGGAGGCAAAAAAGCATACTCTAACGATTTTTGATCAACTTCAAGAACTAGGAAAGTTTGACAGTGTGTCTTATCCTGCTCCTCCATCTGGAATTATATTGCCATCTCAGGCAATTAATTCTGGCACATTCAAATCTAGAGATTTGATTAAGGAGGAAGTTATGATGGCTTTAATTGATGCTAACAATGTCAGCATAATTGGCATATGTGGGATGGGGGGCATCGGTAAAACCTCACTAGTTAAAGAAATCGGCCACCATGTACAAGAAGCCAAGGAGTATGATGCTGTAGCGATGTCAGTTGTCTCTCAAAACCTCAGTATTATGAAGATTCAAGGTGAAATTGCTGATATGTTGGGTTTAAAATCTCGTCCAATTCATTCTGAATCAGCAAGAGTAGGTTCATTGTGGGAGAGAATCAAGCAAGAGAAGCGGGTCCTTATAATATTAGACGATGTTTGGGAGACAATTAAATTGGGTAAGATCGGTATTCCTTTTGGGAATGACCACAAAGgttgtaaaattttaatcaccTCTCGAAGCAAAGATGTATGTATTGGAATGGACTGCCAGCAGATATATACGGTTGAAACTTTATCAGAACAAGAATCTTGGGAGCTTTTTAGCAAGATTGCGGGCCCGATTGTTGAAAATTCTGATATTAACCAGATTGCAAGAGAGTTAACTGATGGTTGTGGGGGACTGCCACTTGCAATTGTGACAACAGCAGGTGCTTTAAAAGGGAAGAGCATCCATAGATGGAAACGTGCAGCACGACAACTTAAATCGTCTACCCTAGAAATGAAGGGAAAAGTTTCTTCATCTTTGAAACTAAGCCTTGATTACTTAGAAGAGGAGacaaaatcactttttttgttttgtagcttATTTCCAGAGGATTACTTAATTCCTATTGAAGATTTGGTAAGATATTGGATGGGTTTGAAGTGGTCTGAAGATATCGGTGAGACAATTGAGGATGTCAGAGACAAAGTTTATGATATTGTAAGTACCCTaacctcttcttttctcttgattgAAGAATATAAAGAGCATGTAAAGATGCATGATATTGTCCGTGATTTTGCAATAACTATAGCTCCTGAATACAACCATAAATTCATGGTAAATGCTGGAATTGGTCTAAAGGAGTGGCCACATAGGGATATATTTGAAGATTTTACATGTATCTCATTGATGGCAAATTATATTCGAGAGCTACCAAATAGGTTGGAATACCCAAATTTGCAAGCTTTATTGTTGCAGAAAAATGAAAGTTGGGTTGTAACAAGTAGCTTCTTTGAGAAAATGACAAATCTCAAAGTTCTAAACTTGGGACAAACATACATTGAGGCATTACCTGATTCACTTTTATTTCTCACAAATCTTAGAACATTAGTTGTTAGTGCTTCCGAAGTGGTTGATCTATCAGTAATTGGAAGACTAAGTAAACTTGAGATTCTTTCCATTTCTGATTCTAAACTTGTTAAGGAGATCTCTTCATCCTTTAGTCAATTAACTAATCtcatattgttagatttgaATAATACTAATTTAGAACTAATACCTTGTGGTGTTATATCTTCTCTTCAAAAGTTAAAGGAATtgcatatcaataaaaattag
- the LOC123204053 gene encoding putative UPF0481 protein At3g02645, with protein sequence MNTLQENSGTFKVQDLVEELQIGIENLKPEPLFFKCSIYRVPEKIRCTKENAYTPQLVSIGPLHNRQHTHLVDMEETKKRYMKSFLGRISTEKRDKILAFIMKNEQEIRNCYVETSKLDSKEFVMMIMYDAIFIIELFLRSKSGRDRASDSLLAITAIRRTLCIDLELLENQLPYFVLEEMYKLANLVGRQIPCSFMELSRSFFGYFSKQSLAIPRGFTVKHFCTWRRNTLLEGYRSSVLESKGWITDLPSAVKLKESGVRFKSVEGECLLNIKFEPVKGLIPCFKKYELQIPRLEIFHSTERQLRNIVALEQCSFPLDTPVCNYIKIMDYLIDTEKDVDLLVGKGVISNHLGDNASVAKMFNRLTENIHLSISSSFKCCEDLKAHYNNPWNKRKATLKSVYFSNPWRGAGTLAAIALLLFTAIQTICSTMQVV encoded by the coding sequence ATGAACACCTTGCAGGAGAACAGTGGTACCTTTAAAGTTCAGGATTTAGTGGAAGAGTTGCAAATTGGCATTGAAAATTTGAAGCCTGAGCCCCTTTTTTTTAAGTGTTCTATATACAGGGTTCCTGAAAAGATTCGTTGTACAAAGGAAAATGCCTACACACCTCAATTAGTTTCAATCGGTCCTCTCCACAATAGGCAGCACACACATTTAGTTGACATGGAAGAGACAAAAAAAAGGTATATGAAAAGTTTTCTTGGAAGAATATCTACGGAGAAACGAGATAAAATATTAGCCTTCATCATGAAGAATGAGCAAGAAATTCGAAATTGTTATGTGGAGACATCCAAACTTGATAGTAAAGAGTTTGTGATGATGATTATGTATGATGCTATCTTCATTATAGAACTCTTCTTAAGGAGTAAATCTGGCCGTGATAGGGCAAGTGATTCATTGCTAGCTATAACGGCAATAAGACGTACGTTATGCATAGACTTGGAATTACTTGAAAATCAGCTTCCTTATTTTGTCCTGGAGGAAATGTATAAGTTGGCTAATCTCGTTGGTCGTCAAATACCTTGCAGCTTCATGGAACTTTCTCGTTCTTTCTTCGGCTATTTTAGCAAGCAGAGCTTGGCTATACCTAGAGGTTTTACAGTCAAACATTTCTGCACTTGGAGAAGAAATACTCTACTGGAAGGCTACCGGAGTTCAGTACTAGAATCAAAGGGATGGATTACAGATTTGCCTTCTGCGGTGAAGCTGAAAGAGTCAGGAGTAAGATTTAAGAGTGTTGAAGGAGAATGCTTacttaacataaaatttgaaccTGTAAAGGGGCTGATCCCATGCTTCAAAAAATATGAGCTGCAAATACCACGTTTGGAAATATTCCACAGCACCGAACGCCAACTTAGAAATATTGTCGCTTTGGAGCAGTGTAGTTTTCCATTGGATACTCCAGTCTGCAATTACATCAAGATAATGGATTATCTCATCGATACAGAAAAAGATGTGGATTTGCTTGTGGGGAAGGGAGTTATTTCCAACCATTTGGGGGATAACGCTTCAGTGGCAAAAATGTTTAACAGACTTACCGAAAATATCCATCTGAGTATTTCCTCTTCCTTTAAATGTTGCGAGGATTTAAAAGCCCACTATAACAATCCCTGGAACAAGAGGAAGGCAACTTTGAAAAGTGTGTATTTCAGCAACCCATGGAGAGGTGCAGGCACTCTTGCGGCAATTGCACTCCTGTTGTTCACTGCCATACAAACTATATGTTCTACAATGCAGGtcgtttaa